From one Coffea eugenioides isolate CCC68of chromosome 11, Ceug_1.0, whole genome shotgun sequence genomic stretch:
- the LOC113753968 gene encoding protein PLANT CADMIUM RESISTANCE 2-like, protein MYSSNESDLQKSQPPQNHYNYHSTEAIAPANIPGTWSTGLYDCFSDVPNCCLTLWCPCVTLGRIAGIVDRGSTSREACGALYAVLNILGCACLHSRLYRSRMRKQYNLPATPCGDCLVHFFCEPCALCQEHRELKNRGFDMSLGWQANMDKQNAGVTMAPIVQGGMDR, encoded by the exons ATGTATTCATCAAATGAAAGCGATTTGCAGAAATCTCAACCACCTCAAAACCACTACAATTATCATAGCACTGAGGCTATCGCTCCGGCCAATATTCCGGGAACTTGGTCTACTGGGCTCTATGACTGCTTCTCTGATGTCCCAAATT GTTGCTTAACATTGTGGTGTCCATGCGTAACACTCGGACGGATTGCAGGGATTGTAGACAGAGGATCAACCT CTCGCGAGGCATGTGGAGCATTATATGCAGTACTAAATATTTTGGGTTGTGCATGCTTACACTCTCGCCTCTATCGATCAAGGATGAGGAAGCAATATAATTTGCCTGCAACCCCCTGTGGAGATTGTTTGGTTCATTTTTTCTGTGAACCATGTGCCCTGTGTCAAGAGCACCGTGAGCTCAAAAATCGTGGATTTGACATGTCGCTTG GCTGGCAAGCGAATATGGATAAACAGAACGCTGGAGTAACCATGGCTCCCATTGTTCAAGGAGGAATGGATCGTTGA